From Pandoraea norimbergensis, the proteins below share one genomic window:
- a CDS encoding ABC transporter substrate-binding protein — MRSPLRGIRLSGVLLAMTLTGVVTAAHADITVGIDLSSTGPAAAIGIASKNAMQLWPDEIGGQKAHYIFLDDGSDPGTAVKNARKLMSENKVDVIVGPNITPSALAMLDPISEASTPMITLIGSAVAVEPQDAKRRWAFKMAANDSAMADVMTRYMANHGIKTVGFIGFADAYGESWWKEFSKFAELRKLKIVAQERFNRTDTSVTGQVLKVMAAKPDAILVAGSGTPAALPQRTLQERGYAGKIYQTHGIATYDFVRVGGKDVEGTLFPTQPGVVAKTLPAGHPARTAALAFTKKYETKYGVDTVTQFAADAYGVWDLLNDAVPRAVKTAQPGTPAFRAALRDALESTHNLAIPNGIMNLSPADHVGLDQRAGVMGQIKNGKFVYVSD; from the coding sequence ATGCGCTCACCCCTTCGCGGTATTCGCCTGTCGGGCGTGTTACTCGCCATGACCCTGACGGGTGTGGTGACGGCAGCACACGCCGACATTACCGTCGGCATCGATCTGTCATCTACCGGTCCGGCTGCGGCCATCGGTATTGCCAGCAAGAACGCCATGCAGTTGTGGCCCGACGAGATCGGGGGGCAGAAGGCGCATTACATCTTCCTGGACGATGGCTCCGACCCCGGCACGGCGGTGAAGAATGCACGCAAGCTCATGAGCGAGAACAAGGTCGACGTCATCGTCGGCCCGAACATCACGCCGAGCGCCTTGGCGATGCTCGATCCGATCTCGGAAGCCAGCACACCGATGATCACGCTCATCGGGTCGGCCGTGGCGGTTGAACCGCAGGACGCCAAGCGCCGCTGGGCGTTCAAGATGGCAGCCAACGATTCGGCCATGGCCGACGTGATGACGCGCTATATGGCGAACCACGGCATCAAGACCGTTGGTTTCATTGGCTTTGCCGATGCTTACGGTGAGAGCTGGTGGAAAGAATTCTCGAAGTTTGCCGAGTTGCGCAAGCTGAAGATCGTGGCGCAGGAGCGATTCAACCGCACGGACACGAGCGTGACCGGGCAGGTACTCAAGGTCATGGCGGCCAAGCCCGACGCGATTCTCGTGGCTGGCTCGGGCACGCCTGCGGCACTGCCGCAGCGCACGCTGCAAGAGCGCGGGTATGCCGGCAAGATCTATCAGACGCATGGCATCGCGACCTATGACTTCGTGCGCGTGGGCGGCAAGGATGTCGAAGGCACGCTGTTCCCGACGCAACCGGGTGTCGTCGCGAAGACCCTGCCCGCGGGGCATCCGGCACGTACTGCGGCGCTGGCGTTCACGAAGAAATACGAGACGAAGTACGGCGTGGATACCGTGACGCAGTTTGCTGCCGATGCTTATGGCGTGTGGGATCTGCTCAACGATGCGGTGCCTCGCGCAGTCAAGACGGCGCAACCCGGTACGCCGGCATTCCGTGCGGCGTTGCGCGATGCGCTCGAATCGACGCATAACCTGGCGATTCCCAACGGCATCATGAATCTGAGCCCGGCCGATCACGTCGGACTGGACCAGCGCGCCGGCGTGATGGGCCAGATCAAGAATGGCAAGTTCGTGTACGTCTCGGACTGA
- a CDS encoding AraC family transcriptional regulator: MTADRTPMNTDQVLVSFSDSPFARYKPNDRLDGPPIWAFGGHDHQRSLFRMGTRELDWHSHVRGQLFCIHSGLVHVHTPHGSWLLPPYRAGWIPPGMTHRVAFIGVVSGWIVLVAPSAALRLPVTPRVVGVSELLAALVKRAVTWAARDELTEDELRLAQVLVDEIERAPAEPLSLPMPVDARVSRIARAVLEDLGGQTSLEALAQHAGVSSRTARRLFVAETGMGFTQWRQQARLVNALEHLARGEPVSTIADSLGYSTPSNFIAMFRRAFGESPGRYFKQVGPRVHADEEGDA, encoded by the coding sequence ATGACCGCCGACCGAACGCCCATGAATACCGACCAGGTACTGGTCTCGTTCTCGGACTCTCCGTTTGCCCGATACAAGCCTAACGACCGGCTCGACGGACCGCCCATCTGGGCGTTCGGGGGACATGACCATCAGCGGAGTCTGTTCAGGATGGGCACACGAGAGCTCGACTGGCATTCGCACGTGCGCGGTCAGTTGTTCTGCATCCACTCGGGGTTGGTACATGTGCACACGCCTCACGGGTCGTGGTTGTTGCCGCCGTACCGCGCCGGGTGGATTCCGCCGGGCATGACGCACCGAGTGGCGTTTATCGGTGTGGTGAGCGGGTGGATCGTGCTGGTGGCGCCCTCGGCCGCCTTGCGGTTGCCGGTGACGCCGCGGGTGGTTGGGGTTTCCGAGTTGCTGGCGGCGCTGGTCAAGCGAGCGGTGACGTGGGCAGCGCGCGATGAGCTCACCGAAGACGAATTGCGTCTGGCGCAGGTGCTGGTTGATGAAATCGAGCGTGCGCCGGCGGAGCCACTGAGTTTGCCGATGCCGGTCGATGCCCGTGTGTCGCGGATCGCGCGCGCCGTGCTGGAAGACCTTGGCGGGCAGACGTCGCTTGAGGCGTTGGCACAGCATGCGGGGGTGTCGTCCCGCACTGCGCGGCGGCTGTTCGTTGCGGAAACCGGCATGGGATTCACGCAATGGCGACAGCAGGCGCGGCTGGTGAATGCGCTGGAACATCTGGCCAGAGGCGAGCCGGTCAGCACGATTGCCGATTCGCTGGGCTATTCCACGCCTAGCAATTTCATTGCCATGTTCCGGCGGGCATTTGGCGAGTCACCGGGGCGCTATTTCAAGCAGGTGGGACCACGTGTGCACGCTGACGAGGAGGGGGACGCATGA
- a CDS encoding ArsO family NAD(P)H-dependent flavin-containing monooxygenase, with protein MSRAGESSVRTVDTLVIGGGQSALATAYFLRRWQVDHVLLDDQPEAGGAWQRAWPSLRLFSPAQWSSLPGWPMPGGERHYPSRDEVVAYLRAYETRYGVPVERPVRVERVVREPGGSALQVETDRGAWSAKTVISATGSWRSPHIPAYPGQALFRGRQWHSADYRDVGDLRGARVLVIGGGNSGAQIFAELSSMCDATWVTLAPPEYLPDDVDGRVLFEQATARWQASQRGLPDPFPDSGLGRIVMVPPVREARERGVLKAVRPFERFVDDGVVWTDGTRTQVDAVIWCTGFRPALGHLAGLGLTDDDGRIRVDGTRAIDEPRLWLVGYGEWTGYASATLIGVMRSARATVQEVVTRLEQGTSRTTQNQRGGVAG; from the coding sequence ATGAGCCGCGCGGGAGAGTCGTCCGTGAGGACCGTCGATACGCTGGTGATCGGCGGCGGGCAATCGGCGTTGGCAACGGCGTATTTCCTGCGGCGCTGGCAAGTCGATCATGTATTGCTCGACGATCAGCCTGAGGCGGGAGGGGCGTGGCAGCGCGCGTGGCCGTCGTTGCGACTCTTCTCCCCGGCGCAGTGGAGTTCGTTGCCGGGGTGGCCGATGCCCGGTGGCGAGCGGCACTATCCGTCGCGCGATGAGGTGGTGGCGTATTTGAGGGCGTATGAGACGCGGTATGGCGTGCCTGTTGAGCGGCCGGTACGGGTGGAGCGCGTCGTTCGTGAGCCGGGCGGGAGCGCGTTGCAGGTGGAAACGGACCGAGGCGCTTGGTCGGCCAAGACCGTGATCAGCGCGACCGGGTCGTGGCGTTCGCCGCATATTCCGGCGTATCCGGGGCAGGCGTTGTTTCGCGGGCGGCAATGGCACTCGGCTGACTATCGCGATGTCGGCGATTTGCGTGGTGCGCGCGTGCTTGTGATTGGTGGCGGGAATTCAGGGGCGCAGATTTTTGCAGAGTTGTCGTCAATGTGCGACGCGACGTGGGTCACGCTGGCACCGCCCGAGTATCTTCCTGACGACGTCGACGGGCGGGTGCTTTTCGAGCAGGCAACGGCACGATGGCAAGCCAGTCAGCGCGGGTTGCCTGATCCGTTTCCGGACAGCGGGCTGGGACGCATCGTGATGGTGCCGCCAGTGCGAGAGGCGCGTGAGCGTGGCGTGTTGAAGGCGGTGCGGCCCTTCGAGCGTTTTGTTGACGATGGCGTCGTGTGGACGGATGGCACGCGTACGCAGGTGGACGCGGTGATTTGGTGTACGGGTTTTCGTCCGGCGCTGGGGCACTTGGCGGGGTTGGGGCTTACCGATGACGATGGACGGATTCGTGTTGACGGCACGCGAGCGATTGACGAGCCGCGGCTGTGGTTAGTCGGCTATGGCGAGTGGACGGGCTACGCGTCGGCAACGCTCATTGGTGTGATGCGCAGTGCGCGTGCGACGGTACAGGAGGTCGTGACACGTCTGGAGCAAGGGACATCGCGGACTACGCAGAACCAGCGGGGTGGGGTGGCGGGATAG
- a CDS encoding kinetochore Spc7 family protein, with protein sequence MRLHERVTKIEAVLPTLATKEDLAREVGTLRSEMHQGFAKVNLEFGKVRQEMSGEFGKVRQEMSGEFAKVRQEMGDGFDKVRQEMSSEFAKVRREIGGEVSTLRGEIGGVKQEVTSVKQEVTSVKQEVTSVKQEVTSVKQEVASVKQEVASVKQEVASVKQEVASVRHEVRELRQTVFSEINGLRVEMHQSMGALMWRLIGTLITVCTALVAATHFISRGG encoded by the coding sequence ATGAGACTTCACGAACGCGTAACCAAAATCGAAGCGGTCTTGCCGACGCTCGCGACCAAGGAAGATCTAGCGCGCGAGGTGGGCACTCTGCGCTCAGAGATGCATCAGGGATTCGCGAAAGTGAATCTCGAGTTTGGCAAGGTCCGGCAGGAGATGAGTGGCGAGTTTGGCAAGGTCCGGCAGGAGATGAGTGGCGAGTTTGCCAAGGTTCGGCAGGAGATGGGTGACGGGTTTGACAAGGTTCGGCAGGAAATGAGCAGTGAGTTTGCCAAGGTTCGGCGTGAGATCGGCGGCGAGGTCTCCACGCTTCGAGGTGAGATTGGCGGCGTCAAGCAGGAGGTGACCAGCGTCAAGCAGGAGGTGACCAGCGTCAAGCAGGAGGTGACCAGCGTCAAGCAGGAGGTGACCAGCGTCAAGCAGGAGGTAGCCAGCGTCAAGCAGGAGGTAGCCAGCGTCAAGCAGGAGGTGGCCAGCGTCAAGCAGGAGGTGGCCAGCGTCCGGCATGAGGTCCGCGAGCTACGCCAAACGGTGTTCTCCGAAATCAACGGACTGCGCGTCGAGATGCATCAGTCTATGGGGGCGTTGATGTGGAGGTTGATCGGTACGTTAATCACGGTTTGTACGGCGTTGGTCGCTGCCACCCACTTCATTTCGAGAGGCGGCTAA
- a CDS encoding NAD(P)-dependent oxidoreductase, which produces MTTYTIAFIGLGAMGGQMVRHLMAAGHKLHVYARRPEAAAAYVDDGARAFSSPAQAAAEADFVITNVTTTHDVEQVLLGEDGVIHGARPGTICIDHSTISAEATRRMAVRLAREGIQLVDAPVSGGPSRAADASLSIMVGAPREAFEKVKPLLATLGTTITHVGDTGAGQVAKACNQIVQVINIQGIAEAMLFAARNGVDQDKVIEAISQGLAGSRMLDMMGPKMAHRDFSAGIEARLHDKDFAMILDAVADAGLALPALSLVKGQLSALMENGWGHDDTSSLLRVLEGQQKLH; this is translated from the coding sequence ATGACGACATACACCATTGCATTTATCGGTCTGGGCGCGATGGGCGGCCAGATGGTGCGTCATTTGATGGCGGCGGGTCACAAGTTGCACGTCTACGCGCGACGCCCGGAAGCTGCGGCCGCGTACGTTGACGATGGCGCGCGGGCGTTTTCGAGCCCGGCGCAGGCAGCGGCGGAAGCCGACTTCGTGATCACCAACGTGACAACCACGCACGACGTTGAGCAGGTGCTGCTCGGCGAAGATGGCGTGATTCATGGCGCACGGCCCGGTACGATCTGCATCGACCACAGCACGATCTCGGCGGAGGCCACCCGTCGCATGGCGGTGCGTCTGGCGCGTGAGGGCATTCAGTTGGTGGATGCGCCGGTCTCCGGGGGGCCGTCGCGGGCAGCGGACGCGTCGCTCTCCATCATGGTCGGCGCACCGCGCGAGGCGTTCGAGAAGGTGAAGCCGTTGCTGGCGACGCTGGGCACGACGATCACGCACGTAGGCGACACGGGGGCGGGTCAGGTGGCGAAGGCCTGCAACCAGATCGTTCAGGTGATCAACATCCAGGGGATTGCCGAGGCGATGTTGTTTGCCGCGCGTAACGGTGTGGATCAGGACAAGGTCATCGAGGCGATTTCGCAGGGCTTGGCGGGTAGCCGCATGCTGGACATGATGGGGCCGAAGATGGCGCACCGGGACTTCTCGGCGGGCATCGAGGCACGGCTGCATGACAAGGACTTCGCGATGATTCTGGACGCCGTGGCGGACGCGGGGCTGGCGTTGCCCGCGCTGTCGCTGGTGAAGGGACAGTTGTCGGCGCTGATGGAAAACGGCTGGGGCCATGACGACACGTCGTCGTTGCTTCGCGTGCTGGAAGGCCAGCAAAAGCTGCATTGA